A region of Streptomyces deccanensis DNA encodes the following proteins:
- a CDS encoding YciI family protein produces MAKYLLLKHYRGAPAPVNDVPMDQWSPEEISAHMQYMNDFAARLEKTGEFVDGQALAPEGTWVRYDGEGRPPVTDGPFAETKDLIAGWMIIDVDSYERAVELAGELSAAPGAGGKPIHEWLEVRPFYGVQPTITE; encoded by the coding sequence ATGGCCAAGTACCTGCTGCTGAAGCACTACCGAGGCGCCCCGGCTCCGGTCAACGACGTGCCGATGGACCAGTGGAGCCCGGAAGAGATCTCGGCACACATGCAGTACATGAACGACTTCGCCGCCCGGCTGGAGAAGACCGGCGAGTTCGTCGACGGCCAGGCGCTCGCGCCCGAGGGGACGTGGGTCCGCTACGACGGGGAGGGGCGCCCGCCGGTCACCGACGGCCCGTTCGCGGAGACCAAGGACCTCATCGCCGGCTGGATGATCATCGACGTCGACAGTTACGAGCGCGCCGTCGAGCTGGCCGGGGAACTGTCCGCCGCCCCCGGCGCGGGCGGCAAGCCGATCCACGAGTGGCTGGAGGTACGCCCGTTCTACGGCGTGCAGCCGACCATCACGGAGTGA